A part of Streptomyces sp. NBC_01497 genomic DNA contains:
- a CDS encoding bifunctional DNA primase/polymerase, with the protein MLCVEDSTGVQNAAPIPRQRTELPVESAVMYAEERHWDVFPGTWLEAGDRTETCSCGLPDCSAPGAHPARPDWATEATGSGSTARRLWSQHPKASVLLPTGRAFDVLDVSDSAGFLALARMERMRVTPGPVACTPDRRMLFFVLPGGAAKAGGLVRAVGWSPASLDLIARGEGHYVPAPPTRIGGMGAVQWARRPTQANRWLPDADEMINPLAYACGQEVRTGGQEVRTD; encoded by the coding sequence GTGCTGTGCGTGGAAGACAGCACCGGTGTCCAGAACGCCGCCCCGATCCCCCGCCAGCGCACGGAACTCCCGGTCGAAAGCGCGGTGATGTATGCGGAGGAGCGGCACTGGGACGTCTTCCCCGGCACCTGGCTGGAGGCGGGCGACCGCACGGAGACCTGCTCCTGCGGCCTCCCCGACTGCTCCGCGCCCGGCGCACACCCGGCGCGCCCCGACTGGGCCACGGAGGCGACCGGGAGCGGCAGCACGGCGCGCAGGCTGTGGTCACAGCACCCGAAGGCATCCGTTCTGCTGCCCACCGGGCGCGCGTTCGACGTCCTCGACGTGTCCGACTCGGCCGGGTTCCTCGCCCTCGCGCGCATGGAGCGCATGCGGGTGACGCCCGGGCCTGTGGCGTGCACGCCGGATCGGCGGATGCTGTTCTTCGTCCTGCCGGGAGGCGCGGCGAAGGCGGGGGGCCTGGTGCGCGCCGTCGGCTGGTCGCCCGCGTCGCTCGACCTGATCGCGCGCGGCGAGGGGCACTACGTGCCGGCGCCGCCGACGAGGATCGGCGGGATGGGCGCGGTGCAGTGGGCGCGCAGGCCCACCCAGGCGAACCGCTGGCTGCCGGACGCCGACGAGATGATCAACCCGCTCGCGTACGCCTGCGGTCAGGAAGTACGCACGGGCGGTCAGGAAGTACGCACGGACTGA
- a CDS encoding transcriptional regulator, which yields MAARPLVARQPNERLQALIQEAACSNAGLARRVNMVGHERGLDLRYDKTSVARWLRGQQPRGRAPGIIAEALGRKLGRTVTIDEIGMANGKHLASGVGLQFAPTVVGAIEQVCELWRSDVGRRDFLTGSSVASSALVEPSRDWLITGADSAVERSVGSRVGDADVDAVQAMTSALNGLDHRFGSGHVRPVVVHYLNSVVSGLLAGSYRDAVGRRLFAAVARLTELAGYMAIDTGQPGLAQRYYIQALRLAQAAGDRGYGGYVLAASMSHLAAQLGNPREIAQLARAAQEGARGHVPERALAMFYAAEARGHALMGDAHLCQEVANKAQTALDQAGDDPAGDPDWIAHFDQAYLADELAHCYRDLGRPEAAAQHARDALDGHPATRVRRRAIGLVVLATAQVQQREVEEACRTGAQAAELLGSLRSSRGTEYLEDLRLRLEPYGNESVVREFAAHVDGRVAWEVA from the coding sequence TTGGCAGCCAGACCTCTCGTCGCGCGCCAGCCGAACGAACGGCTCCAGGCGCTCATCCAAGAAGCGGCGTGTTCCAACGCGGGCCTCGCCCGCCGGGTCAACATGGTCGGCCACGAGCGTGGCCTCGACCTGCGATACGACAAGACGTCCGTGGCCCGGTGGCTGCGCGGTCAGCAGCCGCGCGGGCGTGCGCCGGGCATCATCGCCGAGGCACTCGGCCGCAAACTCGGCCGTACGGTCACGATCGACGAGATCGGCATGGCCAACGGCAAGCACCTCGCGTCCGGCGTGGGGCTCCAGTTCGCGCCGACGGTCGTCGGCGCGATCGAGCAGGTCTGCGAGTTGTGGCGCAGCGACGTCGGCAGGCGCGACTTCCTGACCGGCTCGTCCGTGGCGTCCTCCGCACTCGTCGAACCCAGCAGGGACTGGCTGATCACGGGCGCCGACTCGGCGGTCGAGCGGTCCGTGGGCTCGCGTGTCGGTGATGCCGACGTGGACGCGGTTCAGGCCATGACCAGCGCGCTCAACGGCCTCGACCACCGCTTCGGCAGCGGGCACGTGCGCCCCGTCGTCGTGCACTATCTCAACAGCGTCGTGTCCGGCCTCCTGGCCGGTTCGTACCGGGACGCCGTGGGGCGGCGGCTGTTCGCCGCGGTCGCCCGCCTGACCGAACTCGCCGGATACATGGCCATCGACACGGGCCAGCCGGGGCTGGCCCAGCGGTACTACATCCAGGCCCTGCGCCTCGCCCAGGCCGCGGGGGACCGGGGGTACGGCGGTTACGTGCTGGCCGCGTCCATGAGCCACCTCGCCGCACAGCTCGGCAACCCGCGCGAGATCGCCCAGCTGGCGCGCGCGGCACAGGAGGGCGCACGGGGGCACGTACCGGAGCGCGCGCTGGCGATGTTCTACGCGGCGGAGGCCAGGGGCCACGCCCTCATGGGTGATGCGCACCTCTGCCAGGAGGTCGCGAACAAGGCGCAGACGGCTCTCGACCAGGCGGGCGACGACCCGGCCGGCGACCCGGACTGGATCGCCCATTTCGACCAGGCATACCTCGCCGACGAACTCGCACACTGCTACCGCGACCTCGGCCGTCCCGAGGCGGCGGCGCAGCACGCCCGCGACGCGCTCGACGGGCACCCCGCGACCCGCGTCAGGCGCCGGGCGATCGGCTTGGTCGTCCTGGCGACCGCGCAGGTCCAGCAGCGCGAGGTGGAGGAGGCGTGCAGAACCGGTGCGCAAGCGGCCGAACTTCTCGGCTCGCTGCGCTCCAGCAGGGGCACCGAATACCTGGAGGATCTGCGCCTGCGGCTGGAGCCGTACGGAAACGAGTCCGTGGTCCGGGAGTTCGCCGCGCACGTGGACGGCCGGGTCGCCTGGGAGGTCGCGTGA
- a CDS encoding ALF repeat-containing protein — protein MSAPLWDRRKLLKVLAAGAALPALPSLATLAATPAWADATGDGDTGTGLPDTDRGKAVWAYQTGGQSVRDAAAAALVASPAAVSTFLTSGLPAATADDNRFAVVSSLPYAGASTQEAASTALSAGDSAIAGFLADGYQQAVTTDLRVSVFTVLNNSGTAVKDAANTALSTNTLKSLRTFLQETQYTAQQQDERVEVFTILATASPEVATYAQRALSDGSPEAIHQFLVSGQYIARARDEESATIDQLVAIVEREGQQAKLQTEQAVTASDQAKKAAAEAKAAAQKAAAEAAAAKDDVAKSAAAAGAAASAARGAAGAANTAIAASRTAQSASSRAAQAAQAAAAAAASAGSAASRAYRAAIAASKDASAASAARQAAQGARTAASRARTAAAAAGQAAIASQQASSAGASAANAAQNAAAAANAAADAATSAGVATSQAAAARQAAAEASAAAARATRAANTAQTLANRAASFAGVARDAANSAADHADAAADAADEAAEHAGEAVEYAKRSTAYAKAAVEAADTAADTVKQAMDVEEAARTAESDRIAQDTELGVEQARLAAQSEADDTAKADKQRTQAEKTSQDVKDALAAAATALGAQDAATAATDGRKAALLLLDSTGTWTREAAAFALAGQDEDVVNWLETDRAIAEQQDDRETVLAVAQVSTSAVAEAAADALASDDPDALRTFLETGATEAGATDNRVKVFSLLGNNPGEAVKAGAQAALADGSAQALHQFLTIDLLAAIKQDDQVEVFRLLGTGGPYMRSAAQIVLESSARMRRNFIIHDQFDIARLDQDDATHVAAIRAAIAHAANVAATAQQDAALASKAAAEANQAAQEAADWASKAQGYADDAADSAKEAKDNADAADKSAADAAKSAATAKQAAVVAQGAARTANYSMRQAATSAQQAVSSAASAQASAASAQASAVQAGKDAKAAADAATQARQIATAKARAEAAAAAKKAAEAAKQHQADGTNPSQTEDNDEPWYADWGIWPEDIGSAEDWAEVTHHWSSLVGTAGVAIAVGGLFLPPPLDAGAEAVALGVGEASWGIHGVSTVLDGFAYGWTSSQFQSSLGMFLVDGIFMGQGALLRKFGGEEAEQLGGKLVHVGTEAATTVVGWLTW, from the coding sequence TTGTCAGCGCCTTTGTGGGACAGACGCAAGCTGCTCAAGGTCCTCGCCGCGGGGGCCGCCCTCCCCGCCCTGCCCTCCCTCGCCACCCTGGCCGCCACGCCCGCGTGGGCCGACGCCACCGGCGACGGGGACACCGGCACCGGCCTGCCCGACACCGACCGGGGCAAGGCCGTCTGGGCCTACCAGACCGGCGGCCAGTCCGTCCGCGACGCCGCCGCGGCAGCCCTGGTCGCCTCCCCCGCGGCCGTATCCACCTTCCTCACCAGCGGACTTCCCGCCGCCACGGCCGACGACAACCGCTTCGCCGTCGTCTCCTCCCTGCCCTACGCGGGCGCCTCGACCCAGGAGGCCGCGAGTACGGCGCTGTCCGCGGGGGACAGCGCGATCGCCGGCTTCCTGGCCGACGGGTACCAGCAGGCCGTCACGACGGACCTGCGGGTGTCCGTGTTCACCGTTCTCAACAACAGCGGCACCGCCGTCAAGGACGCGGCGAACACGGCGCTGTCCACCAACACCCTGAAGTCCCTGCGGACCTTCCTGCAGGAGACGCAGTACACGGCGCAGCAACAGGACGAGCGGGTCGAGGTCTTCACGATCCTGGCCACCGCGTCCCCCGAGGTGGCCACGTACGCCCAGCGCGCCCTGAGCGACGGATCCCCCGAGGCGATCCACCAGTTCCTCGTCTCCGGCCAGTACATAGCCCGCGCCCGCGACGAGGAGTCCGCGACGATCGACCAGCTGGTCGCGATCGTGGAACGGGAGGGCCAGCAGGCCAAGCTCCAGACCGAACAGGCCGTCACCGCCTCCGACCAGGCGAAGAAGGCCGCCGCCGAGGCCAAGGCCGCGGCCCAGAAGGCCGCGGCGGAAGCTGCCGCGGCCAAGGACGACGTGGCCAAGTCGGCCGCGGCCGCCGGGGCCGCCGCCAGCGCCGCGCGCGGTGCCGCCGGCGCCGCGAACACCGCGATCGCCGCTTCCCGCACCGCCCAGTCCGCGTCCAGCCGCGCCGCGCAGGCGGCACAGGCAGCCGCAGCTGCCGCCGCCTCCGCGGGCAGTGCCGCCTCCCGCGCCTACCGCGCGGCCATCGCCGCCTCCAAGGACGCCTCCGCGGCCTCGGCCGCCCGCCAGGCCGCACAGGGCGCCCGGACCGCCGCGAGCCGTGCCCGCACCGCGGCCGCGGCGGCCGGTCAGGCCGCCATCGCGTCACAGCAGGCCTCCTCCGCCGGCGCGTCCGCGGCGAACGCCGCGCAGAACGCGGCGGCAGCAGCCAACGCGGCTGCCGACGCCGCCACTTCGGCGGGCGTCGCCACCTCACAGGCCGCCGCCGCGCGCCAGGCCGCGGCCGAGGCATCGGCCGCCGCCGCGCGGGCCACCAGAGCCGCGAACACCGCCCAGACCCTGGCGAACCGGGCCGCCTCCTTCGCCGGCGTCGCCCGCGACGCCGCCAACAGCGCCGCCGACCACGCCGACGCCGCCGCGGACGCGGCCGACGAGGCGGCGGAGCACGCGGGCGAGGCAGTCGAGTACGCCAAGCGCTCGACCGCCTATGCCAAGGCCGCGGTGGAGGCCGCCGACACGGCGGCGGACACGGTCAAGCAGGCCATGGACGTGGAGGAGGCGGCGCGAACCGCGGAGAGCGACCGCATCGCCCAGGACACGGAACTGGGGGTCGAACAGGCGCGCCTGGCCGCCCAGAGCGAGGCCGACGACACGGCGAAGGCCGACAAGCAGCGTACGCAGGCGGAGAAGACCTCCCAGGACGTCAAGGACGCGCTCGCCGCCGCCGCCACGGCCCTCGGGGCCCAGGACGCCGCTACCGCCGCGACCGACGGGCGCAAGGCCGCGCTCCTGCTCCTTGACTCCACCGGCACCTGGACCCGCGAGGCCGCGGCGTTCGCCCTGGCCGGCCAGGACGAGGACGTGGTCAACTGGCTGGAGACCGACCGCGCGATCGCCGAGCAGCAGGACGACCGCGAAACGGTGCTCGCCGTCGCCCAGGTGTCCACGTCCGCCGTCGCCGAGGCCGCCGCCGACGCGCTGGCCAGTGACGACCCCGACGCCCTGCGCACCTTCCTGGAAACCGGCGCGACCGAGGCCGGGGCCACCGACAACCGGGTCAAGGTCTTCTCGCTGCTGGGCAACAACCCCGGCGAGGCCGTGAAGGCGGGGGCGCAGGCGGCACTCGCCGACGGCAGCGCCCAGGCGCTGCACCAGTTCCTCACGATCGACCTGCTGGCCGCGATCAAGCAGGACGACCAGGTCGAGGTGTTCCGCCTGCTCGGCACCGGCGGCCCCTACATGCGCTCCGCGGCCCAGATCGTCCTGGAAAGCTCCGCCCGCATGCGGCGGAACTTCATCATCCACGACCAGTTCGACATCGCCCGTCTCGACCAGGACGACGCCACCCACGTCGCCGCCATCCGTGCCGCCATCGCCCACGCCGCGAATGTCGCGGCGACGGCCCAGCAGGACGCCGCGCTGGCGTCCAAGGCGGCCGCTGAGGCCAACCAGGCCGCTCAGGAGGCGGCCGACTGGGCGTCGAAGGCGCAGGGTTACGCGGACGACGCCGCCGATTCGGCGAAGGAGGCCAAGGACAACGCGGACGCCGCCGACAAGTCCGCTGCCGACGCGGCGAAGTCGGCCGCCACCGCCAAGCAGGCGGCGGTCGTGGCGCAGGGCGCGGCCCGTACGGCGAACTACTCGATGCGCCAGGCCGCGACGTCCGCCCAGCAGGCGGTCTCGTCCGCCGCGAGCGCGCAGGCCTCGGCCGCCTCGGCGCAGGCCTCCGCGGTCCAGGCGGGCAAAGACGCGAAGGCCGCCGCCGACGCCGCGACCCAGGCTCGTCAGATCGCCACGGCGAAGGCCCGGGCCGAGGCCGCCGCCGCGGCGAAGAAGGCCGCGGAGGCGGCCAAGCAGCACCAGGCGGACGGCACGAACCCGTCGCAGACCGAGGACAACGACGAACCCTGGTACGCGGACTGGGGGATCTGGCCCGAGGACATCGGCAGCGCGGAGGACTGGGCGGAGGTCACCCACCACTGGAGCTCGCTCGTGGGCACCGCCGGTGTCGCGATCGCCGTCGGCGGCCTGTTCCTCCCGCCGCCCCTCGACGCGGGCGCGGAAGCGGTCGCCCTCGGCGTGGGGGAGGCCTCCTGGGGCATCCACGGGGTGAGTACCGTCCTGGACGGATTCGCTTACGGCTGGACCAGCAGCCAGTTCCAGTCATCGCTCGGGATGTTCCTGGTCGACGGGATCTTCATGGGCCAGGGGGCCCTCCTGCGGAAGTTCGGCGGCGAGGAGGCAGAGCAGCTCGGCGGCAAACTGGTGCACGTCGGCACCGAGGCAGCCACCACGGTCGTGGGCTGGCTGACCTGGTAG